A stretch of Aedes aegypti strain LVP_AGWG chromosome 2, AaegL5.0 Primary Assembly, whole genome shotgun sequence DNA encodes these proteins:
- the LOC5565919 gene encoding 39S ribosomal protein L4, mitochondrial: MFQLFQKSAGKLLSFKVPPVAAVSQCRALVQQQHQASNSTDLNPFRAPRSVWIENLDTIEEQKLGIQQLSSEVFGAAPRIDIVHQNIEWQRKYRFVSFSHSKTRNEVRGGGRKPWPQKGLGRARHGSIRSPLWRGGGIAHGPRSPTTHFYMLPFFSRVLGLVSTLSIKLAQDDLHIVRDLDIPTEDPQYLRDLVQERAWGPSVLFIDSSDIMPRNISAGADEIDHINLMPVYGLNVYSMLKHDTLVLTKSAAEEIESKLSEHMHRTDARSLMTKFKVDR; the protein is encoded by the coding sequence atgttccaaCTATTTCAAAAAAGTGCCGGTAAACTCCTCAGTTTCAAAGTTCCGCCGGTGGCAGCAGTCAGTCAATGCCGCGCACTAGTCCAGCAACAACACCAAGCATCAAATTCGACCGATTTGAACCCATTCCGGGCACCCCGCTCTGTATGGATAGAAAACTTGGATACCATCGAGGAGCAAAAGCTCGGAATCCAGCAGCTGAGTAGCGAAGTGTTTGGCGCCGCTCCTCGAATCGACATCGTCCACCAGAATATCGAATGGCAGCGGAAGTACCGTTTCGTAAGCTTTTCCCATTCAAAAACCCGCAATGAAGTCCGAGGCGGCGGTCGGAAACCATGGCCACAGAAGGGTTTGGGACGGGCTCGTCACGGATCGATTCGGTCTCCGTTGTGGCGCGGTGGCGGAATTGCCCACGGTCCACGTTCTCCAACAACGCATTTCTACATGTTGCCGTTCTTCAGTCGAGTTCTGGGGCTGGTTTCGACGCTGTCCATCAAACTGGCTCAGGATGATTTGCACATAGTGAGGGATCTGGATATTCCCACAGAGGATCCACAATACTTGAGGGATCTAGTTCAGGAACGAGCCTGGGGACCTTCGGTGCTTTTCATCGACAGTAGCGACATTATGCCACGGAATATTTCGGCAGGGGCGGACGAAATCGACCACATCAACCTGATGCCGGTTTACGGGCTTAACGTATATTCCATGTTGAAACACGACACTTTGGTTCTGACGAAAAGCGCCGCGgaggaaatcgaatcgaaactCAGCGAACATATGCACCGGACCGATGCCCGGTCCTTGATGACCAAGTTTAAGGTTGATCGATAA